Genomic window (Pseudothauera hydrothermalis):
ATGCGCTCGGCGTAGCCCTGCAGCACCTCGAAGCTGGGATCCTTGCGCGGCCACGACAGCGCGATGCCGTCGTCGCCGCGCCGGGGCACGACATGCATGTGGAAGTGAAACACCGTCTGGTCGCCCTCGCGGCCATTGGCCTGAAGCAGGGTAAGCCCGGGCGGATCGAAGACCTCGCGTATTGCCAGCGCAACCCGTCGTGCGCTGCGCATCGCCGCGGCGGCCTCCTCATCGGTGAGATCGAACAGTGTCGCAGCATGACGCTTGACCGCGACCAGCACGTGCCCAGGATTGCACTGGCCAATGTCCATGAAGGCGACGGTGAGCTCGTCCTCATGGACACGCGCGGAGGGGATCTCGCCCGCAATCAGGCGGCAGAAGATGCACTGGCCGGGGGGCGAATTGTCGACAAACATTGGCATGGGGGTCTCCGTCCTTGTTGCCGGGGGGCGGATGCCGCCGCCCGCATCTGCCAAAGTGTATCAGCGCCCGGGCGCAGGAGCGCGCGGCTCAGCCGCGCAGCAAGGGTAGCGCGCGGAACAGCGCGGCGATGGTCTTGCCGTCGGTGATGCGGCCGTCGTGTACCGCGGCTTCGGCCTCGTCCGGTGTGAGCGTCAGGAGTTCGAGGAA
Coding sequences:
- a CDS encoding HIT family protein, whose protein sequence is MPMFVDNSPPGQCIFCRLIAGEIPSARVHEDELTVAFMDIGQCNPGHVLVAVKRHAATLFDLTDEEAAAAMRSARRVALAIREVFDPPGLTLLQANGREGDQTVFHFHMHVVPRRGDDGIALSWPRKDPSFEVLQGYAERIRAALV